The Neoarius graeffei isolate fNeoGra1 chromosome 7, fNeoGra1.pri, whole genome shotgun sequence genome includes a region encoding these proteins:
- the si:dkey-9i23.8 gene encoding beta-3 adrenergic receptor: protein MAKSDIIKSVNITTNRTEFVEEPWSRVEKSVIVVILSIEMVLGILGNGLALIVKMVCRDQFQCVYWLPFISLTLSDLWCAILMMTGSLLAVLTGGQRSPWCEVVSLFKDTFITSSIGSIALLCVQRYMGLASTRRCLSVILIIACLASWLFGAVFGMVPVIYDWVRFDSAEMLCSVFWESSYSDMLVYVLCVFSITIFLPLLLIITFSLLTWAGYGKNCARQTDLSSVTPLLVGTYLLCYTPFTVSELIRLGRLDLSPSPKWLRTLSTVMAYLDCGLNPIIYCTNQDFREAVLALLWTSRQSSIPEPVLTSMTKIDT from the exons ATGGCAAAAAGTGATATAATCAAATCAG TGAATATTACAACTAACAGAACAGAATTTGTGGAGGAGCCATGGTCCAGGGTGGAGAAATCTGTGATCGTGGTCATTCTGAGCATTGAGATGGTGCTGGGAATTCTTGGAAATGGTCTGGCCCTGATTGTTAAAATGGTG TGTAGAGATCAATTTCAGTGTGTCTACTGGCTCCCATTCATCAGTCTCACACTCTCTGATTTGTGGTGTGCTATACTCATGATGACTGGTTCCTTACTGGCTGTCTTGACTGGAGGTCAGAGGTCACCGTGGTGTGAAGTGGTCAGCCTGTTCAAGGACACCTTCATCACATCGTCCATCGGAAGCATAG CACTCCTCTGTGTCCAGCGGTATATGGGCCTGGCCTCCACTAGAAGATGCTTGTCTGTGATCCTAATCATAGCATGTTTGGCTTCTTGGTTGTTTGGGGCCGTGTTTGGGATGGTGCCAGTGATCTATGATTGGGTGAG GTTTGACTCTGCAGAGATGCTGTGTTCTGTGTTCTGGGAGAGCAGTTACTCCGACATGCTGGTCTACGTACTCTGTGTTTTCAGCATCACAATATTCTTACCTTTGCTGCTCATTATCACCTTCTCTTTACTGACATGGGCTGGCTATGGGAAGAACTGTGCCAG GCAGACAGATTTGTCATCCGTCACGCCGCTGTTGGTGGGAACATATCTGCTCTGCTATACACCTTTCACTGTGTCAGAG CTGATTCGTCTTGGGAGACTGGATCTGTCACCATCTCCCAAGTGGCTGAGAACACTTTCAACAGTAATGGCATATCTGGACTGTGGTTTGAACCCCATCATTTACTGCACTAACCAAGACTTTCGAGAGGCAGTACTTGCACTTCTATGGACCAGCAGACAGTCAAGCATCCCTGAACCTGTGCTGACCAGCATGACAAAAATAGACACATAA